CCAGGCCAGGGGGCAGGTCACCGCGCCTGAGCTTGCGCACGCCTGCGAGGTCTCGGTCCGCACGATCTATCGCGACATCGACGCGCTCGCCGCCTCCGGCGTTCCCGTTTATGCCGACCGCGGCGCGGAGGGCGGCTATCGGCTGCTCGACGGCTATCGCGTGCGGCTGAACGGCCTGTCGCAGAGCGAGGCCGAGACGCTGTTCCTGGCGGGCTTGCCGGGCCCGGCGGCGGCGCTCGGGCTGGATGCGGCAATGATCGCTGCGCAGAACAAGCTGATGGCGGCGCTGCCCGTCCACCTGCGCCAGGATGCCAGGGGGATGCAGGAGCGCTTTCATCTGGACGCGCCCGGCTGGTTCGGCGAGGCCGAAGAGCCGAAGCATCTGCGCACGATTGCGGGCGCCGTGCTGCGCGGGACGCGGATCAAGATCCGCTATCAGAGCTGGCGCGCGGAGAAGCAGCGGCGCCTCGCGCCGCTCGGCCTCGTGCTGAAGGGCGGCAGCTGGTATCTGGCCGGACAAGTCGACACCAGCATACGCACGTACCGCATCGCGCGCGTGCTCGACTGCACCGCGCTCGACGACCGCTTCGATCGTCCCGCCGATTTCGATCTCGCCGGCTATTGGCAGGCCGCGACGCTGCGCCTTGAAGCGGAGATGCATCCCAATATCGCGATCGTCAGGCTGTCGCCGTTCGGCGTCAAATTGCTGGGCGCGCTGAGCCAGCCTTACGTCAAGGCGCGCACGCAGTTCGAGGAGACACCCGATGCAGAGGGCTGGCGCATTGCGCGCGTGCCTGTCGGCAAGACGTCCTGGCACGCCGCGTCCGAATTGCTGCGGCTTGGCTCCGAGGTCGAGGTGCTGGAGCCCGTCGATCTCCGCGACAAGATGGCTGAGATGACGCAAGCGATGGCTGCGCGATATCGCGCGGCGCGAAAAGCATGACGCCGGCATATTTCGCCGACACCCACGAAACAGTCCTGAAACACGATTCTCCCCCGACGGTGTGAACGCATTCGCGTTTCGGCCCGACCGAGATGCAGGGACACAACAACGGCCTTAGCGCCACACTGGAGAATGAAGATGTTTCGCAAGCTTGCTCTTGGTCTGATCGCTGCCGGTTCGCTCGGCGTCGCCGCTCTCGCGCCCACCGCGGCGTCGGCCGGCGGCTTCTATCCTCATCATCATTGGGGTCACGGCTGGGGCTACGGCGGCGGCATCTACCTCAACACCGGCGTCAGCAACTGCTACCAGGAGCGCGTCGTCCGGACCCGCCACGGCCTGCGCGTGCGCGTCGTGAATGTCTGCGCCTACGGGATCTACTGAGCCCGCCTGCATCGGTTGACGCAACCCCGGTCGTTCCGCGACCGGGGCTCGCGTTTCAGCTGGCCAAAGCTGTCAGCGTCGCCTGTTCGTCCGCGAAGGCATTGCGCTCCGATATCCATCGTTCGGCGCGCGAGCGCCGCAGCGAGGGCGCAAACAGGAAGCCCTGTGCAACGTCGCAGCCGATCCGACGGATGATCTCGAGCGCCTCCGGGCTCTCGACGCCTTCGGCCACCACCTTCATGTTGAACGCCTTCGCCAGCGCCACGGATGCCTCGACAATCTTCATCATGTCGTCGTCGGATTCGCAGCCCTTGATGAAGGACTGGTCGATCTTCAGCTCGCTGAACGGCAGCCGCACCAGGGCCGCAAGCGACGAATAGCCGGTGCCGAAATCGTCGATTGCCGTGCCGATCTTCTTGATGCGCAGCCTCACCAGAATGTCGTTGGCGCGGTCGACGTCGGCCATCGCCGAGGTCTCGGTGATCTCTACCATCAGCGACGATGGAGAGATGCTTTCGCGGCGCAGGATCTCCTCGATCCGGTCGGGCAGCGCCAGGTCCGACATCAGCGAGCCCGAGATGTTGACGGCAATGGTGAAGCCGGGGTTGCGCTCGATCAGCTTGCGGCCCTGCGACATCGCCGACGACAGGATGCAATCGGTCAACTCGCGCATGAGGCCGGCCGCCTCGGCGATCGGAATGAAGACCATCGGCGAGACCGACCCGAATTCGGCCGTGCGCCAGCGCGCAAGTGCCTCGGCGCCGACGACCCTGCCGGTCTGAAGCGCGACCTTCGGCTGAAACTCGACAAAGAATTCGCCGTCGGCGAGGCCTCGCGAGATCCTCTCCGGCGTGATCCCGAGCTGCGGCGAGGCGGACGTCGCGGCCGGCGGCGCGCGTTGCGGCAACTCCAACGCGCTGCGCAGGCGGTTGAGATCGAGCGGCTTGGTGAGGCATCCGCCGACCGACAGCTTCAGCCCGTTCGCGACCCGTCGCGTGGCCTTCATGACGCGATCGTCGCAGCCGCTGATGATCACGATCGACATCGTGCGGAGGCCGGCTTCCGCGACGAAGCGCAACAGCTCCACCCCGTCCCGTTCCCCGAGCGACAGGTCGAGCGCCATGACTTCGAAGGCGTCGCGGGCCAGAAGTTCGGTTGCCGCCTCGTAGGAGGAAGCAACCACCGTCTCATAACCGAGCTTCGCTCCGATCTTGCCGATCAGAACTCGCTGCACCAAGTCGTCGTCGACCACCAGAAGACGGCCTCTCGTCGCACTCATCACCAATCTCTCCAGACGTCGGCGGGGCTGATGTCGTCGACACTAGAGCAGCGGCCTCGCCTGGTGATGAATACAAGACGGATAAAACTTTCCCGATCCGGAAGGATTGGTTAGGCACGTTTTCTCGGCCTCCAAGTAGTTGACTCGCATGGGGTTTATGCGAGGCTCGGCGCAACGGTAGCGGAGTGTTCCGCGCCAAGCGCAACTGCAATGAACACGTCGTAAAGCTCGCTATCGGAAGCTGGCAAACGCGCGCGCGGCTAACCTGCCTGCCGCTGCCGGCGAAACCAGGTCCAGGTCTCGCGCGTCGTTCTGATGTAGCCGCGGCCGCGATGGACGATCTCGTCATCGACGATCTCGTTCAGCTTCGGCAGGGCGTGAAACGGGATCGAGGGATAGGCGTGATGCTCGACATGATAGGGCATGTTCCACGCAAACCATTTGACCATCGCGCCGGTGTAGGTGGTGCGGGTATTCTGGAAAGCGCTGCGCGTTCGCTCGCAACCGGTATGCTCGGCATAGAGATAGGGCCGCAGGAAGAACTGCCCGATGACGAGCGGAACGATCCAGACCCAGAGCAGCAGGGCCGAGGCGCACCACAGCGACAGCGCGAGCAGCAGCGCATAGAGCGCGACATAGACACGCGCCTCTCTCACGATGACGGCGCGCTTGTTTTCTGGGATCCAGGGGACGGTGACCTCTCCGGTGATCGCATGGCCGAGCATCAGCCGGAGGCGGCCCGCGACCTGGAGCACGCCGCTATAGGCGATCGCGAGCTGCGTGTCGGATGTCGGCTTCACCCCGACGATCAGCTCGGGATCCTTGTCCGGATCCTGGGTGTAGCGGTGATGGTCCCAGTGAAACAGGCAGTAATATTCGTAAGGCAATCCGATGAGGAAGGCCGAGAGATAGCCGACGACGAGGTTGAGGCCGCGGCTCCTGAACGCGGTCTTGTGGGCGGTCTCGTGCACCGCCATGAACAGGAAGGCGACGACATAACCCTGCACCGCCATCAGCGGCAGCGCCCAGAGCACGCCCCATGTCGATGAAATCTTCCAGATCAGCGTTCCCATCAGCACGATCACGCCATAATGGCCGAGGCTCTGCGCCGCGCCCCTGAGATCGGAGCGGACTGACAGCTCGCGCAGCATCGCCGGCGTCAGCGGCTTCAGGCGGTGGCCGGACTCTGAAACGGTCGCGTCGGTCATGATCGATGCCTGCCTTACTTGCCGAGAAGCGCCGCGACCTCGGCCCTGAGAAAGGCCTGGTCGCGCGGATTGCCAATGGGATTGCCGGCGCGATGGCCATGCAGCGACGGGATCGGATGCAGCACCGCCGATTTCGCGCCAGTCAGCCGGCCGAGCTCGTCTTCGTTGTCGCGGACGTCGAAATAGCGGTCGGTCGCACCCGGCATCAGCAGCATATGCGCCTTGATCGCCGCCAGCGCGCGATCGAAGTCGCCGGCGAAGGTCGCACAGCGGCTGATGTCGCCCTTCTGCCAGATCCCGATCTGCGCCAGCAGATCATTGGGGTCGCGGCGGGCGAAGGCCGCGTCCCAGACGCGGACGAGGTAATCCTCCAGCGAGGTGAACCCGGCCTCGCGCCAGAGCTCGTCGCGATAGAAGCCGTGCGACATCGCCCAGCCGGCATAGACCCGCCCCATGGCGCGATAGCCGGCAACGGGCTTCTCCACGAAGCGGCCGTCGCGGAAGGCGGGATCGGCGGTGAGCGCGGCCTTCACGCTCTCGAGGAAGACGTAATTGTAGGGCGCGCAACGCGCGCTGCCGCAGACCACGGCTGCACGTTCGACCATGTCAGGGTGCAGCGCCGCCCAGTGATAGGCCTGCACGCCGCCCATCGACCAGCCATAGACCAAGGCAAGCTTCGAAATGCCGAAGCGCTCGGTCAGGAGCCGGTGCTGGACCGCGATGGCATCGTGATAACCACCTCGGGGAACGGCACTGCTGTATTCGACGGCGAAGACGACAGGCCGTTGCCGAACAGGTTCGGGATGACGATGAAGTAGCGCGTCGGATCGAGCACGCCATCCGGACCGATCAGCCATTCGGTGTCGGTGTGCTGCGCACTGAACGAGGTCGGATAGAGGATGACGTTGTCTTTTGCCGGGCTCAGCGTGCCGTAGGTCTTGTAGGCGAGCTTCATCGAGGGGAAGACGGTCCCGGACTGCAGGGTGACGTCGCCAGCCTCGAAGATCTCGTAATGCGCCGTCATGAACCGAACTCCGCCTGCGCGGCTCCATGGCGCCGCGGCTTTCACGATGCATCGATCATGCCGGGCTCGCAGCTGCCTCATTGCAGCAGATTATAACTGTACCTATAGTACAGTTATTCGGGGCCGGCAAGATAAATCCGATCCGCTAGCGGCTCAGGCGATAGCCGCGATGTATCGCTCCACCGACGCCGCAAAGGCCGCCTTGGCGCCGCCAGCGATATTGCGGCCCCACCAGGCGCCATAGATGCGGTCGAAGGCGAGGGGCTCGACAGCGGCCGCGATCCGCCGCACCGCGGCTGCATTGAGCGGCATGTAGTTGGGATAGGAATACATGAAGCTGACGAAGCGGCGGTCCATCGTCACCTGTGCGATGTCGCCGGTGAGCAGCGCACCCCTGCCGTCCGCACTGCGCGCCGAATGCAGCATGGTGGCGCCAGCGAAATGACCGCCGGTCCGCAGCAGCAGCACATCGTCGGAGATGCGGTGGCTTTCTCCGGTCCAGTGGACGATGGAAGGATGCGGCCGCGTGACGAAAGCGCGATCGTCGGCATGCAGATAAACCGGCACGCCGCCAAAGGCGTCGCTCCAGTCGGCGACCGCGCCGTAGTAGTGCGGATGCGAGATCGCGATCGCCTTCAATCCGCCGGGCGCTGCGACGTATGGAATGGCGTCGTCGGTTGCGAGCGGAATGCAATCCCACATCACGCAGCCGTCGCCTTGAGGCACCAGCAGCGCGCGCTGCCCGATGGCGAAGCTCGGCTCCAAGCCGATTCCGGTGAGGCCGAGATCGTCGCGTCGCACCAGTCGGTGTCCCCGCGCCAGCTCCTCGCGCGTGAGAAAGGTTTGTCCCTTCCAGTTCACGAACTGCCGCTCGTCCTCGCAGATCAGGCAGGAGGCCGGCGGATTTCCGCCGTTCGGGAATTGCGCGCCGCAGGTTTCGCAGGTCCAGAGAGGCATGAGCAAAGCTCCGTCGGAAGATCGCAGGATGACATCGCGAACGAGCTTCGCGCCACCGACATCGGTTGCCGTTCAGGGAAACTCCACCACGATCTTGCCGAAATGACCGCCCTGCTGCATCAGCCGCAGCGCATCCGGCACGGCATCGAAACTGCACACGCGGTCGATCACCGGCTTCATGCCGTTGCGTTCGATTGCGGCCGTCATGCCCTCGAACATGCGGCGACTCCCGACCGAGAGGCCGATGACGTGCAGGTTCTTGGCGAACAGGCTCGGGATCGCGATCTGCTGCGAGAAGCCCGTGAGCACGCCGATCACCAGGATCGTGCCACCGACACGCGTGGCCTCGAGCGATTGCGCGAAGGTGTCCTTGCCGCCGACTTCGACGACGTGATCGACCCCTCCGCCGGTCCACTCCGCTGCGGCCTTGCCCCATTCCGGCATTGAACGATAGTTGATGGTATGGTCAGCACCGAGCGCCCTGGCGCGTTCGAGCTTCTCGTCGCTCGACGACGTCACGATCACGCTGGCGCCGGCGAGCTTTGCAAACTGCAACGCGAAAATCGAGACGCCGCCGGTGCCCTGCACCAGCACGGTATCGCCGGGCTTCACATGCGCTTCTTCGAACAACGCACGCCAGGCGGTGAGCCCGGCGCAGGGCAGCGTCGCGGCCTCCCGAAACGACAGATGCGAAGGCACGCGGCTGACACCCTCGGCGCCGAGCACCATCACCTGCTGCAGCACGCCGGGGCGCGTGCCGCCGAGCGCGTAGCGGCGGCTGGCAGCCGAAACCTGTCCGTCGATCCAGGACTGGAAGAACATCGGACAGACGCGATCGCCGATCGCAACACGGGTGACGCCTTCGCCGATTGCGACCACCTCGCCCGCACCGTCCGAGAACGGGATCAGCGGCAATCGGGTGACGCCGCCCTTGCCGTGGATCGTGAGCAGATCGCGATAGTTGAGCGATGCCGCCTTCATCCGCACCGCGACCTGGCCGGGCCCGGGCGCAGGCTCCGGCAGATCGGCCAGCTCCATCCCCTCGATCGACCAGTCGCGCGCGACCTGCCAGGCCTTCATGGGAAACGCTCCGTCTCAGGTGCCAAAACTCTTCTGCACGGCCTTGTCGAGCGTCTCGCCGCCGACGAAGCGCTGGCGCAGCTCGCGCTTGAGCAGCTTGCCGCTCGGGTTCTTCGGCAACGCATCCACGAAGATGACGCGCTTGGGCACCTTGAAATGCGCCATCTGGCCGGCGCAATGCTTGATGACGGATTCTTCGTCGAGCTTTTCACCATTCTTGACCACGATGATGGCGGTGACCGCCTCGATCCAGCGCGGATCGGGCAGGCCGACCACGGCGACCTCGGAAACCGCGGGGATGCGATAGACCATCTCCTCGACCTCGCGGCTCGCGACATTCTCGCCGCCGGTCTTGATCATGTCCTTGACGCGATCGACCACGGTGATGTGTCCCTCCTCGTCGACCGTGGCGAGATCGCCCGAATGAAACCAGCCGCCGCTAAACGCCGCGGCGGTCTTCACCGGGTCATTGTAATAGCCGGAGAGCAGATGCGGCGAGCGATGCACGATTTCGCCGACCTCGCCGGCTTTCACGTCTTCCATCGACGTATTGACCACGCGCGTCTCGACATTGAGCACAGGCTTGCCCGCGGACCCCGCCTTGCGCAGCTGATCCTCCGGCCGCAGCACGGTCGCGAGCGGCGCGATTTCGGTCTGGCCGTAGAAGTTCCAGAACTTGACGGCGGGCAGGCGGCGCTGCAATTCGAGCAGCACCTCCACCGGCATGATCGAAGCGCCGTAATAGCCCTTCTGCAGGGTCGACAGGTCGATCTTGTCGAAATTCGGCGAGCGCAGCATCGCGATCCAGATCGTCGGCGGCGCAAAGAACGACGTGATCTTGTGCGCCTGGATCAGCGCCAGAATGTTGTCGGCCGTCGGCTTGCCCGTGATCACGCCGGAGGCACCGAGATAGATCTGCGGCCCCAGGAACACATCCAGCTGGGCGCAATGATAGAGCGGCAGTGCGTGGAGGAATTTGTCGTCGGCGCTCATACCGCCGTCGATGATGCAGCTGACATACTGCCACATCACGGCTTCATGGGTCAGCATCGCGCCCTTGGGCAGGGATTCTGTGCCGCTGGTGTAGACGATCTGGGCGAGATCGCGGCTGTCGACCGAGGCTTCGAGGGACGAACCGTCGGCATCAAGCAGATCGTCGAAGGTGATGAGATCAGCCGGCGCCGACGCGGGATCCTCGCCCGGCAGCCAGAACATCTTCTCGACCGCGCAGTCCTTGCCGCTGGCTACGCGCGCCGGCTCGACGAAATCGGGACCGGTCGCGAGCAATTTTGCCCCGGAGCTCTTCAGGATGAAACTGATCTCGTCCGGATTGAGCATGAAGTTGATCGGTACCAGCACACAGCCAATGCGCGCCACCGCAAACCGCAGCGCGGCAAAGGCGTGCGAATTGCGCGAGAGCACCGCGATGCGGTCACCCTTCTTCGCGCCGAGACCAAGCAGGCCGCGGCCGAGCCGGTTGCAGATCGCGTCCATCTCGGCAAAGGTCCAGCTGACACGACCGCAGCTCACCGCCAGCTTGTCCGGTTCGCGGCCCGCCGAGCGGCGCAGGAGATCGCCGATCGAATGCTCGCGCGCCTTCGCGATGGTGGCTGCGGTGTCGCTCGACATTTTCGTTCCCCTGGAATTTTGTTGTCGACGCAAATGCCGGCTTGGACAGCCTCGGCATGTGCGCCCTTTTGGATCTGCGCGAAGCGTAATGGCCGCGACAGGCCGCGTCAAATCGGCCCCGCTCCGGCGCCATCACGCAAGATTTGGCGCGTCAGCGGCGCGAATCTGGGTTTATGCGTCATAAATAATTTCACGGGGGAAATGTTCATGTGCCGGAATGCGGGTGTTGCCGTTGCGATTGGATTGCTGTTGACGTCCTTTGTCGGTTCGGCTTCGGCCCAGCAGGCGCCGCTCAAGATCGGCGTGCTCTCCGACTTTTCCTCGGTCTATTCCGATATCGGCGGCATGGGAAATGTCGAAGCCACCAAGATGGCGATCGAGGATTTCGGCGGCCAGATGTTCGGCAAGCCGATCGACATGGTCTCGGCCGACGTGCTCAACAAGCCCGACGTCGCCTCCACCATCGCCCGCAAGTGGTGGGAGACCGAGGGCGTCGACATGATCATCGACCTGCCGACCTCGGCCACCGCGCTTGCGGTGATGGAGCTGTCGAAGCAGTACGAGAAGATCATGATCGTGACGGATGCGGCGAGCTCCGACATCACTGGAAAATCCTGCTCGCCCTACACCGCGCACTGGACCTACGACACCTACGCCAACGCGCATACCGTCGGCAGCGCGATCGTCAAGAACGGCGGCGACACCTGGTTCTTCCTGACCGCCGACTACGTGTTCGGCCATTCGGTCGAGCGCGATACCGGCGATGTCGTGAAGGCCGCGGGCGGCAAGGTGCTCGGCAGCGTCAAGCATCCGCTCAACACCGCCGACTTCTCCTCGTTCCTGCTGCAGGCCCAGGCTTCCAAGGCCAAGATCATCGGCCTTGCCAACGGCGGCGGCGACACCATCAACGCGATCAAGCAGGCCGGCGAGTTCGGTATCGTCGCCGGCGGCCAGAACCTGGCCGCGATCGTGATGTTCATCTCCGACGTGCACAGCCTGGGCTTGAAGCTCGCGCAAGGCCTGATCATCACCGAGGCCTATTACTGGGATCTCAACGACAAGACCCGCGCCTTCGGCAAGCGCTTCCTGGAACGCGTCAAGCGGATGCCGACGATGAACCAGGGCGCCACCTACAGCGCGACGCTGCACTACCTCAAGGCTGTACAGGCCGCGGGCACCAGGGACACCAAGACGGTGATGGCGAAGATGCGCGAGCTGCCGGTGAAGGACGCCTTCACCGACAACGGCATGCTGCGCGAGGACGGCCGCATGGTGCACAGCATGTACCTGTTCCAGGTGAAGAAGCCGGAGGAATCGAAGGGGCCGTGGGATTATTACAAGCTGCTCGCCGAGGTGCCCGCCGACCAGGCGTTTCGCCCGTTGAAGGATGGCGGCTGCCCGCTGGTGAAGTAAGGTGCCCGCCCCGGATCGCGCCGATAATGATCCGTTCAACAAGCCTCGCTCATTCGCCTGACCCATTCGGCAGGCGAGCGGCAACGGCGACGCGCAGCTCGAATTAGCGGCAAGAATGCTTCGCGCCAGCGTCTGATCTGCATCAAGTTGCGGTGCAAAATTTGGCTGCAATGTTGAGGCCGCCCTTCCGCGAAATCAGCGGGCGGGCGCTCGTGTCTCAACAGTGGGCGCCGCTTCACGGCGTTTTGAACAGATGAACTTCACTCCGGGTCGCGTCATCGCCGCGATCGCTGTCCTCGTTGCAGGCGGCGGCTATTACTATTGGCAGCACCGCGATACCAACACGCTGCCGACGGGCTTCGCCCGCGGCAACGGCCGCATCGAGGCGGTCGAGATCGACATCGCGACCAAGACGCCGGGCCGGATTCGCGAGATCCTGGTCAACGAAGGCGACTTCGTGCGTGTGGGCCAGGCTTTGGCGCGCATGGACACCGAGCAATTGCAGGCCCAGCGCCGTCAGGCCGAGGCGCAGCTCCAGCGCGCGTCCATCAATGTC
The sequence above is drawn from the Bradyrhizobium amphicarpaeae genome and encodes:
- a CDS encoding helix-turn-helix transcriptional regulator, with protein sequence MRASRMLSILTTLQARGQVTAPELAHACEVSVRTIYRDIDALAASGVPVYADRGAEGGYRLLDGYRVRLNGLSQSEAETLFLAGLPGPAAALGLDAAMIAAQNKLMAALPVHLRQDARGMQERFHLDAPGWFGEAEEPKHLRTIAGAVLRGTRIKIRYQSWRAEKQRRLAPLGLVLKGGSWYLAGQVDTSIRTYRIARVLDCTALDDRFDRPADFDLAGYWQAATLRLEAEMHPNIAIVRLSPFGVKLLGALSQPYVKARTQFEETPDAEGWRIARVPVGKTSWHAASELLRLGSEVEVLEPVDLRDKMAEMTQAMAARYRAARKA
- a CDS encoding EAL domain-containing response regulator, which produces MSATRGRLLVVDDDLVQRVLIGKIGAKLGYETVVASSYEAATELLARDAFEVMALDLSLGERDGVELLRFVAEAGLRTMSIVIISGCDDRVMKATRRVANGLKLSVGGCLTKPLDLNRLRSALELPQRAPPAATSASPQLGITPERISRGLADGEFFVEFQPKVALQTGRVVGAEALARWRTAEFGSVSPMVFIPIAEAAGLMRELTDCILSSAMSQGRKLIERNPGFTIAVNISGSLMSDLALPDRIEEILRRESISPSSLMVEITETSAMADVDRANDILVRLRIKKIGTAIDDFGTGYSSLAALVRLPFSELKIDQSFIKGCESDDDMMKIVEASVALAKAFNMKVVAEGVESPEALEIIRRIGCDVAQGFLFAPSLRRSRAERWISERNAFADEQATLTALAS
- a CDS encoding fatty acid desaturase, with product MTDATVSESGHRLKPLTPAMLRELSVRSDLRGAAQSLGHYGVIVLMGTLIWKISSTWGVLWALPLMAVQGYVVAFLFMAVHETAHKTAFRSRGLNLVVGYLSAFLIGLPYEYYCLFHWDHHRYTQDPDKDPELIVGVKPTSDTQLAIAYSGVLQVAGRLRLMLGHAITGEVTVPWIPENKRAVIVREARVYVALYALLLALSLWCASALLLWVWIVPLVIGQFFLRPYLYAEHTGCERTRSAFQNTRTTYTGAMVKWFAWNMPYHVEHHAYPSIPFHALPKLNEIVDDEIVHRGRGYIRTTRETWTWFRRQRQAG
- a CDS encoding MBL fold metallo-hydrolase — protein: MPLWTCETCGAQFPNGGNPPASCLICEDERQFVNWKGQTFLTREELARGHRLVRRDDLGLTGIGLEPSFAIGQRALLVPQGDGCVMWDCIPLATDDAIPYVAAPGGLKAIAISHPHYYGAVADWSDAFGGVPVYLHADDRAFVTRPHPSIVHWTGESHRISDDVLLLRTGGHFAGATMLHSARSADGRGALLTGDIAQVTMDRRFVSFMYSYPNYMPLNAAAVRRIAAAVEPLAFDRIYGAWWGRNIAGGAKAAFAASVERYIAAIA
- a CDS encoding zinc-dependent alcohol dehydrogenase family protein, with protein sequence MKAWQVARDWSIEGMELADLPEPAPGPGQVAVRMKAASLNYRDLLTIHGKGGVTRLPLIPFSDGAGEVVAIGEGVTRVAIGDRVCPMFFQSWIDGQVSAASRRYALGGTRPGVLQQVMVLGAEGVSRVPSHLSFREAATLPCAGLTAWRALFEEAHVKPGDTVLVQGTGGVSIFALQFAKLAGASVIVTSSSDEKLERARALGADHTINYRSMPEWGKAAAEWTGGGVDHVVEVGGKDTFAQSLEATRVGGTILVIGVLTGFSQQIAIPSLFAKNLHVIGLSVGSRRMFEGMTAAIERNGMKPVIDRVCSFDAVPDALRLMQQGGHFGKIVVEFP
- a CDS encoding acyl-CoA synthetase, with amino-acid sequence MSSDTAATIAKAREHSIGDLLRRSAGREPDKLAVSCGRVSWTFAEMDAICNRLGRGLLGLGAKKGDRIAVLSRNSHAFAALRFAVARIGCVLVPINFMLNPDEISFILKSSGAKLLATGPDFVEPARVASGKDCAVEKMFWLPGEDPASAPADLITFDDLLDADGSSLEASVDSRDLAQIVYTSGTESLPKGAMLTHEAVMWQYVSCIIDGGMSADDKFLHALPLYHCAQLDVFLGPQIYLGASGVITGKPTADNILALIQAHKITSFFAPPTIWIAMLRSPNFDKIDLSTLQKGYYGASIMPVEVLLELQRRLPAVKFWNFYGQTEIAPLATVLRPEDQLRKAGSAGKPVLNVETRVVNTSMEDVKAGEVGEIVHRSPHLLSGYYNDPVKTAAAFSGGWFHSGDLATVDEEGHITVVDRVKDMIKTGGENVASREVEEMVYRIPAVSEVAVVGLPDPRWIEAVTAIIVVKNGEKLDEESVIKHCAGQMAHFKVPKRVIFVDALPKNPSGKLLKRELRQRFVGGETLDKAVQKSFGT
- a CDS encoding ABC transporter substrate-binding protein is translated as MCRNAGVAVAIGLLLTSFVGSASAQQAPLKIGVLSDFSSVYSDIGGMGNVEATKMAIEDFGGQMFGKPIDMVSADVLNKPDVASTIARKWWETEGVDMIIDLPTSATALAVMELSKQYEKIMIVTDAASSDITGKSCSPYTAHWTYDTYANAHTVGSAIVKNGGDTWFFLTADYVFGHSVERDTGDVVKAAGGKVLGSVKHPLNTADFSSFLLQAQASKAKIIGLANGGGDTINAIKQAGEFGIVAGGQNLAAIVMFISDVHSLGLKLAQGLIITEAYYWDLNDKTRAFGKRFLERVKRMPTMNQGATYSATLHYLKAVQAAGTRDTKTVMAKMRELPVKDAFTDNGMLREDGRMVHSMYLFQVKKPEESKGPWDYYKLLAEVPADQAFRPLKDGGCPLVK